One window of Arvicola amphibius chromosome 6, mArvAmp1.2, whole genome shotgun sequence genomic DNA carries:
- the Cplane2 gene encoding LOW QUALITY PROTEIN: ciliogenesis and planar polarity effector 2 (The sequence of the model RefSeq protein was modified relative to this genomic sequence to represent the inferred CDS: deleted 1 base in 1 codon), translated as MARPPVHGSVIVPDWHETVEGKEYLACILRKNRRREFGLLERPVLPPSVAIDTASYKIFVSGKSGVGKTALVAKLAGLEVPVVHHETTGIQTTVVFWPAKLKASDRVVMFRFEFWDCGESALKKFDHMLPACKENADAFLFLFSFTDRASFEDLPGQLTRVASEAPGVVKMVIGSKFDQYMHTDVPERDLTAFRQTWQIPLLRVKSVPGRRLAEGRTLDGRAGLADVAHVLNGLAEQLWHQDQVAAGLLPSSPENAPG; from the exons ATGGCCAGACCTCCCGTGCACGGTTCGGTGATTGTCCCAGACTGGCATGAGACCGTCGAGGGCAAGGAGTACTTAGCCTGCATCCTGCGCAAGAATCGCCGGCGGGAGTTTG GGTTGCTGGAACGGCCAGTGCTACCCCCTTCAGTGGCCATTGATACTGCCAGCTATAAGATCTTTGTGTCCGGAAAGAGTGGTGTGGGCAAGACTGCACTGGTGGCGAAGCTGGCAGGCCTGGAAGTGCCTGTAGTGCACCATGAGACGACTG GTATTCAGACTACTGTGGTGTTTTGGCCGGCCAAGCTAAAGGCCAGCGACCGTGTGGTCATGTTCCGCTTTGAGTTCTGGGACTGTGGCGAGTCCGCCCTCAAGAAATTTGACCACATGCTGCCG GCTTGCAAAGAGAATGCAGACGCCTTCctgttcctcttttctttcactGACCGAGCCTCCTTCGAAGACCTTCCTGGACAGTTAACCCGTGTAGCCAGCGAAGCCCCTGGGGTCGTCAAGATGGTCATTGGCTCCAA GTTTGACCAGTACATGCACACAGACGTGCCAGAGCGAGACCTCACAGCCTTCCGGCAGACCTGGCAAATACCCTTATTACGGGTGAAGAGTGTGCCAGGGCGGCGGCTGGCAGAA GGGCGTACACTGGACGGGCGGGCTGGGCTGGCTGACGTTGCTCATGTGCTCAATGGCCTTGCAGAGCAATTGTGGCACCAGGACCAGGTGGCAGCCGGcctgctccccagctccccagagaATGCTCCTGGGTGA
- the Fbxo42 gene encoding F-box only protein 42 isoform X2, which produces MYVFGGCTQSSCNAAFNDLWRLDLNSKEWIRPLASGSYPSPKAGATLVVYKDLLVLFGGWTRPSPYPLHQPERFFDEIHTYSPSKNWWNCIVTTHGPPPMAGHSSCVIGDKMIVFGGSLGSRQMSNEVWVLDLEQWAWSKPNISGPSPHPRGGQSQIVIDDATILILGGCGGPNALFKDAWLLHMHPGPWAWQPLKVENEDHGAPELWCHPACRVGQCVVVFSQAPSGRAPLSPSLNSRPSPISATPPALVPEAREYRSQSPVRSLDEAPCVNGRWGTLRPRAQRQTPSGSREGSLSPARGDGSPILNGGTLSPGTAAVGGASLDSPVQVVSPSTPSASEGYDLKMGLSVAPRRGSLPDQKDLRLNSIDLNWDLKSASSSSHVDGTDNRTVAGSVRHPPEQTNGVHTPPHVASALAGAVSPSALRRSLEAIKAMSSKGPSASATLSPPLGSSPSSPGSQNLSSGETVPIPRPGPAQGDGHSLPPIARRLGHHPPQSLNVGKPLYQSMNCKPMQMYVLDIKDTKEKGRVKWKVFTSSSVVGPPETSLHTVVQGRGELIIFGGLMDKKQNVKYYPKTNALYFVRAKR; this is translated from the exons GGTCCTATCCTTCCCCCAAAGCTGGAGCCACTCTAGTCGTGTATAAGGACTTGCTAGTGCTATTCGGTGGCTGGACGAGACCAAGTCCCTATCCCTTACACCAACCAGAGAGATTCTTTGATGAAATTCACACATACTCACCATCTAAAAATTG GTGGAACTGCATTGTTACTACCCACGGGCCTCCTCCCATGGCTGGCCATTCCTCCTGTGTGATAGGTGATAAAATGATTGTCTTTGGTGGCTCTTTAGGATCCCGGCAAAT GAGCAATGAAGTCTGGGTCCTGGACCTGGAGCAGTGGGCGTGGTCCAAGCCAAACATCTCTGGCCCCAGCCCTCATCCCCGAGGTGGCCAGTCTCAG ATTGTTATAGATGATGCAACTATCCTGATCCTTGGCGGTTGTGGCGGTCCCAATGCT CTGTTCAAAGATGCCTGGCTGCTGCACATGCACCCAGGTCCCTGGGCCTGGCAGCCACTCAAGGTAGAAAATGAAGACCACGGTGCCCCGGAACTATGGTGCCATCCAGCCTGCCGG GTGGGACAGTGTGTGGTGGTCTTCAGCCAGGCTCCTAGTGGGAGAGCACCGCTCAGCCCCAGTTTGAACTCTCGCCCATCACCCATCAGTGCCACTCCTCCAGCCCTGGTTCCTGAAGCCCGAGAGTACCGCTCCCAGTCCCCAGTGAGGAGTCTGGATGAAGCTCCTTGTGTCAATGGCCGCTGGGGAACACTGAGGCCCAGGGCTCAAAGGCAGACTCCTTCAGGTTCCCGGGAAGGGAGCCTCTCCCCAGCCAGAGGAGATGGCTCTCCCATCCTCAATGGTGGAACCTTGTCTCCAGGAACAGCAGCTGTCGGGGGTGCTTCCTTAGACAGCCCTGTACAGGTAGTATCTCCAAGCACTCCATCTGCCTCTGAAGGATATGACCTAAAAATGGGACTTTCTGTAGCCCCCCGACGAGGGTCTCTACCAGATCAGAAGGACTTGAGGTTAAATTCCATTGACCTGAATTGGGACCTGAAGTCTGCTTCCAGTAGCAGTCACGTGGATGGTACAGACAACAGGACAGTTGCAGGGAGTGTGAGACACCCTCCAGAACAGACAAATGGTGTTCATACCCCACCACATGTGGCCAGTGCCCTTGCAGGGGCTGTATCCCCCAGTGCCCTGCGGCGGAGTTTGGAAGCCATCAAAGCGATGTCATCCAAAGGCCCCTCAGCGTCGGCCACACTAAGTCCTCCTCTTGGGTCTTCTCCAAGCTCTCCTGGGAGTCAAAACCTGAGCAGTGGAGAAACAGTACCCATCCCCCGCCCAGGACCAGCCCAAGGAGATGGTCATTCTTTACCCCCCATTGCTCGCCGTCTGGGCCACCACCCTCCACAGTCCCTCAATGTTGGAAAACCCTTGTACCAGAGTATGAACTGTAAGCCCATGCAGATGTATGTTCTGGACATTAAAGACACCAAGGAGAAAGGCCGGGTCAAATGGAAAGTGTTTACTAGCAGTTCCGTGGTCGGACCTCCAGAGACCAGCCTACACACAGTGGTGCAGGGCCGAGGAGAGCTTATCATATTTGGAGGGCTCATGGacaagaagcagaatgtgaagTACTATCCAAAAACAAACGCCTTGTACTTTGTGCGAGCAAAGAGATAA